A window of Haloarcula marismortui ATCC 43049 genomic DNA:
GCTGTTTCCAAGCGTAGTGTCCGCTCCTGCAGCGGACAGTCTGAACAGCCAGAAAGCCCCGGCCGGCTGAACTCGGGGGACTCGCTGTGGTCCTCGTTCGCTTTGCTCACTGCGGTCCTTGCTTCGTCCGCCGTCGTTCAGCCGCCCGCCCCTTTCAGTCCCACCTCATAACTGATTGGGCATCCGAAAACGGGTGGACTGAAAGGGGTCGACAGCGTGGCGGCATCGCCGCCACGTTATGCGGTGGTCGACAGAGCCGACCACCCACGCCCCGGGAACCCCGGCGACGTAAGCACCACAGGGAGTGCAACGACTGAGGAGCGCAACGAGCCGCGGGACCGGAGCGTGTCGGGGGCTTTCTGGCTGTCTATGGTCGGTAGTTCAACACTAGACGATAGCCACAGATACCGACCGATAACCGCAAGACTAGAGTCGTCTCATCTGCTGGGACCGGTATGGAGACGACACACCGGGTTCGAACCGGTGACGCCCGCACGCTTGCGTGCCCCGACGACAGCGTCGAGCTGGTGATCACATCCCCACCGTACCCGATGATCGAGATGTGGGACGACATCTTCACTGCACTGGACCCCGACATCGGGACGGCGCTGGACAGTGACGACGGCGACCGCGCGTTCACGCTGATGCACGACGTGCTTGATGCGGTGTGGGCCGAGATAGAGCGTGTGCTGGTTCCCGGCGGCATCGCCTGCATCAACGTCGGGGACGCGACACGGTCGCTTTCGGACGGGTTCCGTTCCTACCCGAACCACGCGGAGATAACCGACCGGCTGACCGACCACGGACTTCGCGCGTTGCCCGATATCCTGTGGCGGAAGCCAACCAACAGCGGCGCGAAGTTCATGGGCTCGGGGATGGTCCCGCCGAACGCCTATCCGACGCTTGAGCACGAACACATCCTCGTGTTCCGCAATGGGGAGCGCCGCCGCCTCGAACCCGGCGCAGACCGCCGCTACGAGAGCGCCTACTTCTGGGAGGAGCGCAACGAGTGGTTCTCCGACCTCTGGGAACTCCCCGGCGAGACGCAGGACCTCGACGACGGGCTTCGGGACCGCTCTGGAGCCTTCCCGCTGACCGTGCCGTACCGACTTATCTCAATGTTCTCGGTGTACGGCGATACGGTGCTGGACCCGTTTCTCGGGACCGGGACGACGACGCTGGCGGCGATGGTCGCCGGGCGGAACTCGATAGGTGTGGACCGCGACCCGGACCTGTTGTCGGCGCTCGAAGAACGGGTCGCCACCGCCCCGGAGCGTTCTCGAACCATCGCTCAGGAGCGTCTCGCTGAGCATCGCTCATGGGTGGCACAACGGCGCGCCGACGGGAAAGAACCGGGATATGAGGCCGAGCAGTACGACTTCGCCGTCAACACGAAACAGGAACAACGGATTCAGTTCTACGCAGTCGACGCCGTTACGGCGACCGATGACGGCTTCCGGGCCGTCCACGAGCCGGTCGAGTAAGCGCGGCTTTTTGTGCGGCTCCGCCGAAGCTGACCTATGGACTTCGAGTCGTTCACCCTGCTCGCCGCCACCGACGACCTCGGGGTGGAACCGGCCGCCCGCGTCGATGCCGACGGACTGGAGCTACGGATGGATTTCGCCGACGAGCCGCTGGCACAGCTGGACGCCTACGACGGCGACCTCCCGATACTCGTCACGAACCGGCCGACGTGGGAGGGCGGCGAGGCCGCCGACACCGCGGGTCGTCTTGATGCGCTCGAAACCGCGCTCGAACACGACGCCGTGACGGCTGTCGACCTCGAACTCGCAGCGCTGGAGGGTGCTGGCGACCACGACGCTGGCCGCGTCGCCGACGCTGCCCGCGACCGCGGAGCATCCGTCGTCGTCTCGACACACAACTTCGAGTCGACGCCCGACCGTGAGGCAATCGTGAGTCGGCTCGAACGGGCCTGTGCACACGGCGACGTTGGGAAGATGGCCAGCACGGCCCAGTCGCCGGACGACGTGCTGGCGATGCTCGGGGCAACCCGCGAACTGACCGCCGAAGGCGAACAGGTCGCCACGATGTGCATGGGTGCGGCTGGCCGCCACTCCAGGGCTGTCGCCCCGGTGTACGGCTCTCGCATCGGCTACGCACCGGTCGACCCTGCTGACGCGACCGCACCGGGCCAGTACGACCTCGCGACGCTCCGGACACTGGTCGGACAGCTACAGAGCGACGCCTGAGCCGGTAGCCGCCCGTCAGGAGGCTTTCGTCCGGACAGTGGTCCTTCGGAAGATATACGGGTATGCGAGATAGATTCGCCGAGTATGACTGACACAGGACGCAAGCGGCCGTTGCTGGCCGTGGTGCTTGCGTTCATCTTCCCTGGATTGGGACACTTCTACCTCCGTAAGTGGGTGCGGGGACTGCTGTGGCTCGGATTACTGTTCATGCTGTCGGTGGTGTTCGTCGTCACTGGCGCTATCGACCCTGTCACCCAGCTAAGCCTAGAGGCTATCTCGTCGTCGTATCAGTCCAGACCCACCGAGGTGACAATCGGTTCGGTCGTGATTACGACGCTCAACGTTGTCGACGCCTACTGGCTCGCAGTCAACGAGAACCAGACTCAGGAGGTCGAAGCCGGCATGACGTGTCCGAACTGCGGCAAAGAACTCGACGAAGACATCGACTTCTGTCACTGGTGTACGACGCAACTGGAACCGGTTGAGGCGGACCAGCAGTAACCTGCGGGTTGCGGTCAGCCCCAAACGAAGTCAGCTTACTTTTCGATGATGCTCTCTTCGATCCGTTCGCCGAAGTGCGTCGCCGTGTCCTCGTGGTGAATGAGGATTTCGTCGCCCGGTTCGAGGTCCGTGACGGCGGTTCGGCCGTCCTGAGTGTGAACCTTGATCGTCTCGGCGTTCTGGAGCAGCGTCTCGATTCGGTCGCTGTCTTCGGTTTCAGCCTGAACGCGGAACATCGGGCGCTTCTCGATTTTCGCGCGGCCGACGATGGCCTCGCGGGTGCGTCCGTTCGCATCGACTATCTGGACCTCGTCGCCGGACTGGAGTTCAGAGAGGTACTTCGTCCCACCGTCAGGCGTTCGGACGTAGGCGTGGACCGCGCCAGCGTTGACCCGGAACGGCCGGGAGGCGACGTACGGCGACTCAGCCGTCTCGGCGTGGACGAAAAAGAGGCCGCGAGCCATCGACCCGACGAGCATTCCCTCATCGTGTTCCATCAGGCTGCCCGTGTCGATACAGACGCGGTCGGCGGAGCCGGTCTGCTCGATAGCGGTGACCTCGGCGTACTCTAGGTCGAGTGACTCCCGACCCATCTCGTCGCGGACCTCCACTGTCTTGCGGATTTCGTCGACTTCGTCGGTGTCCAGCAGGACGCCGTCAGCCCCCAGTTCCAGTGTCTCGTAGGCCGTCCGGGCGTCCTCAGCGGTCCGGACGCCGGCGATGAGGTCCGTCTCCTCGCCGACACGGGCGATGAGGTTTTCGAGCGGAATGATCTGCCAGTTCTCGCCGATGACGATCGTGAAGTCGGCTTCGGCAGCGACCGCTTCGGCGAAGGCCTCGTAGTCCTCGTCGAAGATGCGGACGTAGCCGCCGTCAGGGGCGGCCCCGTTCTGCCGCAGCGTCGAGAGGTCCGCAGAGCCGGAAAAGTCAGACGGAAGGTCGACTGTCCCGTCGCCCTCACCGTCTTTCCCGACGATGGTCGCATCAGCCTCTGAATCCTCCGCCTCGGCCTCCATCACGTGGACGTCGCCGTTGGTGAACGCGGCGATGTTTATCTCGCCGAGTTCGGAGACGCGATCAACGTCTTCCTCGTCGACAAGTACCCAGTCGACGCCGGCCTCGATACCGGCGGTTATCCGGCGTTTCCGTGTCTCCCAATCGCCGACCTCGCTGTCGGCTTTGAGCCAGACGCTTCGAGTCATACGCCCACGTCCGCAACGGCGGGGCTTGAACGTGGCGGAACCCGGGTGGGTCTGTTGAGTGGCAGACAGGGAAGGGATATCCGTACGGCAGGCGACACCGGTTGGATTCCCTGAACATAGAAGCGCAGTATACAACAGTTATTATTTATTTACACCAGGTTATCGCAATTAAGTGTTGGCCAGTAGACTTATCAATGAACCTTACTAACAAGGTAGTCAATACTACGGTCCAGCTACGGATGGTTACTAACCACGTCTACACAATCGCCGGGGCGAAAGGGGGGGTCGGAAAGACGACGTCCAGCATCAACCTCGGCACACTGCTGGCGGCAGCCGGATACTCGACCGTCGTCGTGGAAATGGACCTCGCGATGGCAAATATCGTCGACTTTCTCGATGTCGACATCGACACCGACGAGGACGCGACGTTTCACGACGTGCTCGCCGGCAACGCGTCGGTCACGGAGGCAATGTACGAAACCGACGCCGACCTGTCAATCGTGCCGAGCGGGACCACGCTTGAAGGGTACGCGGACACCGACCTCGACCGGCTGCCCGGTCTCGTCGAAACACTTCGGTGGCACCACGACATCGTCCTGTTGGATACGCCGGCGGGGCTGAGCGAGGAGACGATTCAGCCGCTCAAGCTCGCCGACGACGTGTTGCTCGTTTCGACCCCGCGGGTAGCGTCGATCCGGAACGTTTCGAACACGAAAGAGCTCGCCGAGCGGATCGAAGCGCCGGTTCGGGGCCTCATCCTCACGAAATCCGGGACAGGGGCATCGCCGGGTGCCGACGAGATTTCGGAGTTCCTCGACGTCGAACTGCTCGGCCACGTGCCGGAAGACGACGCGGTCCCGCATTCTCAGGATAGCGGTGTGCCCGTCGTTCAGAACGCGCCCAGCAGCGGCGCCGCGATAGCCTACGAGCGGATCTCGGAACAGCTCATCGACACAGCGAAAGCATCGACTGATTCCACAGCAGATGCAACCACGGAAGCGGCCCCGGGGGACACGGTGCCAACCTCTCATCGAACGGACGACCAAGCACATGGGCGCACAACTGAGTCCGTCGAAACAACCGACGGTGGGCGGAAGATTCACCGTCGGGATGGAATCGCCGACGATGGTGGTGACCGGCCGGCGGACGACACAGCGACATCGCCAGCTTCTGTTTCGGGACCGCAGCCAGCGGACTCCAAGAAGAACACCGGAACCGCGCCGGTCATCGACGGCACTGACCTCGTCGACAGCGAGCCGGGACCGGTCGACAGGCCGGATCGAGATGTTGCCCTGTCGGACTCGACCGCTGAGACATCGCAGTCCACAACTGACGGGTCGGGCCACGATGCACCGGAGTTTGCTCTCGACCCGGCCATCGACTCGTCGTCAGACTCCCAAAGCAACGATGACGCCGACGCCGGCGGCAGCGGCGCTGCTGGTCTCGGCGAGAGAATGCGGTCGCTGTTTGGCCTTTAGGCCTCGACAGCCAGTCCGGCTTCGCGGAGCGCTTCCTCGGTGGTGGCGTCGTCGTGGACGACGGCGGAGACGGCGCGCGCAATCTTCTCCGGTTCGTCGTGCTGGAAAATAGATCGGCCCATGGAAACGCCAGAGGCTCCGGCGTCCATCGTCCCGCGGACCATCCGGACGGTATCCTCGTCAGTCCCTTTCGAGCCGCCGGCGATGACCACCGGCAGCGACGTGGACTCGACAACGTGCTGGAACGTCTCGGCGGAGCCGGTGTAGCCGGTTTTGACGATGTCCGCGCCCAGTTCCTCGGCCAGTCGGACGGCGTGGCCGACGGATTCGTTGTAGTCCTCGTTCTCGGAGTCGATGTCGGGACCGCGGGCGTAGGCCATCGCCAGCACCGGCAGGCCGTACTGGCTGGCTTCGGTCGTCAGCTCGGAGAGTTCCTCGATCTGTTCGGGTTCGTACTGGCTGCCGACGTTGATATGGAACGAGACGGCGTCGGCCCCGGCGCGGATGGCGTCTTCCACCGTCCCCGTGGTCCGCTTGTCCTGCTCGTCCGGGCCGATAGTAGTAGAGCCATTGAGATGCGTGATATAGCCCGCGTCGTTCTTGTTGGGGT
This region includes:
- a CDS encoding DNA-methyltransferase, with protein sequence METTHRVRTGDARTLACPDDSVELVITSPPYPMIEMWDDIFTALDPDIGTALDSDDGDRAFTLMHDVLDAVWAEIERVLVPGGIACINVGDATRSLSDGFRSYPNHAEITDRLTDHGLRALPDILWRKPTNSGAKFMGSGMVPPNAYPTLEHEHILVFRNGERRRLEPGADRRYESAYFWEERNEWFSDLWELPGETQDLDDGLRDRSGAFPLTVPYRLISMFSVYGDTVLDPFLGTGTTTLAAMVAGRNSIGVDRDPDLLSALEERVATAPERSRTIAQERLAEHRSWVAQRRADGKEPGYEAEQYDFAVNTKQEQRIQFYAVDAVTATDDGFRAVHEPVE
- a CDS encoding type I 3-dehydroquinate dehydratase, which translates into the protein MDFESFTLLAATDDLGVEPAARVDADGLELRMDFADEPLAQLDAYDGDLPILVTNRPTWEGGEAADTAGRLDALETALEHDAVTAVDLELAALEGAGDHDAGRVADAARDRGASVVVSTHNFESTPDREAIVSRLERACAHGDVGKMASTAQSPDDVLAMLGATRELTAEGEQVATMCMGAAGRHSRAVAPVYGSRIGYAPVDPADATAPGQYDLATLRTLVGQLQSDA
- a CDS encoding DUF6677 family protein, with amino-acid sequence MTDTGRKRPLLAVVLAFIFPGLGHFYLRKWVRGLLWLGLLFMLSVVFVVTGAIDPVTQLSLEAISSSYQSRPTEVTIGSVVITTLNVVDAYWLAVNENQTQEVEAGMTCPNCGKELDEDIDFCHWCTTQLEPVEADQQ
- a CDS encoding 3-dehydroquinate synthase II; amino-acid sequence: MTRSVWLKADSEVGDWETRKRRITAGIEAGVDWVLVDEEDVDRVSELGEINIAAFTNGDVHVMEAEAEDSEADATIVGKDGEGDGTVDLPSDFSGSADLSTLRQNGAAPDGGYVRIFDEDYEAFAEAVAAEADFTIVIGENWQIIPLENLIARVGEETDLIAGVRTAEDARTAYETLELGADGVLLDTDEVDEIRKTVEVRDEMGRESLDLEYAEVTAIEQTGSADRVCIDTGSLMEHDEGMLVGSMARGLFFVHAETAESPYVASRPFRVNAGAVHAYVRTPDGGTKYLSELQSGDEVQIVDANGRTREAIVGRAKIEKRPMFRVQAETEDSDRIETLLQNAETIKVHTQDGRTAVTDLEPGDEILIHHEDTATHFGERIEESIIEK
- a CDS encoding P-loop NTPase, coding for MVTNHVYTIAGAKGGVGKTTSSINLGTLLAAAGYSTVVVEMDLAMANIVDFLDVDIDTDEDATFHDVLAGNASVTEAMYETDADLSIVPSGTTLEGYADTDLDRLPGLVETLRWHHDIVLLDTPAGLSEETIQPLKLADDVLLVSTPRVASIRNVSNTKELAERIEAPVRGLILTKSGTGASPGADEISEFLDVELLGHVPEDDAVPHSQDSGVPVVQNAPSSGAAIAYERISEQLIDTAKASTDSTADATTEAAPGDTVPTSHRTDDQAHGRTTESVETTDGGRKIHRRDGIADDGGDRPADDTATSPASVSGPQPADSKKNTGTAPVIDGTDLVDSEPGPVDRPDRDVALSDSTAETSQSTTDGSGHDAPEFALDPAIDSSSDSQSNDDADAGGSGAAGLGERMRSLFGL
- a CDS encoding 2-amino-3,7-dideoxy-D-threo-hept-6-ulosonate synthase, whose protein sequence is MTAGKRARLERIGTDDTYVIIPMDHGITMGAVKGLKDIEATIDAVTSGGADAVLTQRGIAGRVHPNKNDAGYITHLNGSTTIGPDEQDKRTTGTVEDAIRAGADAVSFHINVGSQYEPEQIEELSELTTEASQYGLPVLAMAYARGPDIDSENEDYNESVGHAVRLAEELGADIVKTGYTGSAETFQHVVESTSLPVVIAGGSKGTDEDTVRMVRGTMDAGASGVSMGRSIFQHDEPEKIARAVSAVVHDDATTEEALREAGLAVEA